Genomic window (Candidatus Micrarchaeia archaeon):
GCTACACTGCTGCACGAGCTGGAAATTCCCTGCGCAGGGCTGTGCATAGTCACAAATTACGCTTGCGGGGCAGAGAAGCACACTCCGACGCACTCGGAAGTGATAGGAATGATGGCGAAGAAGGAGAGGAACGTGAATGAAATAATAAGGGAGTTCGCGCGGCTAGTCTGACCTGGGAAAAACGGAAAAATTTAAGAAAGGAAAAAATGAAAAAGGGAAATATTGCTAGGCGTTTTCCGGAACCGGGCCTCCCCCGGTAATCTCCATTTTGGCCCAGGCCTCGTTGTCGTTGTAGCCCTGCGCTGTCGCGAGAACCGCCAAAGTGTAGGTGTAGCCGCCATAGTCGAAGATGACGTTCTGCCCTGCCCTTGCCTTGGTCTGGAATAGCAGCTCTGGCTCTTGCTGGGGCCCAAGCGCATCGGAACTCGGAACGTCCCCCCCGTAAATCGAGAGGATTGCCTCGTGGCTGTCCAATTCAATGTCGTCCAGGACAGCAAACACCTGGAAGTCGTCGGATGACGCGTAATCGCCCGCGAAAACGGTCCCGTCTACATAGGGCGTCTCCCCTGTGTGGGTGGATGCTATTCCGACCTTGGCCCACGTTGCAAGGCCGAGGTAGCCGAGGCTTGTCTGGTAGATTTTCACCCTGAAGTTCTGCCCGTCCACTTCTCGCACCGCCTGGGAGTTCTCGCGCATGTTCTCGTAATAATACGCCCTGGGCGCGTCCACCCCAGACTGGTCGATGCTGCCAGGCCCCTCGTAAGGCATTATTGCCAGCATGGCGTTCCTGCTTCCGTCTTCAAGGTCGTACATGCCCACGGCTATCGTTTGCGAAGAGTCGTTTATCAGTCCTCTCGGAACCAGGACCTCGCCTTCGTACGGGGTGGCCCTGCGGTTGGTCCGCGAAAGCGTGTACTTGAACCAGGCCATGTTGCCGCTGTATCCTGCAGCGGTCTGCGTGATGCCTATCTTGTAGTTGGAGCCGTTGATTGTCCTCACCACGTAGCCGCGCTCCTTTATCTCGTCGCTGTAAAGGAGGTTGTCGTCCAGGTCGTAGATGTACAGCATTGCGTTCCTCGTGCCGGTCTCAAGGTCCGCAAAGTCGAAGTAGAAAGGATAGACGTCGTCAATCCTTTCAGGTCCGCTTCCTGCCCTGAGCAATTTGCCTGGTGTGAGTGTGGAATCCATCTGGGCACGCTCTGCCGGGCCTGCGCTGAGCCGCGTTATGGAGAATCTGACCCATTTGCCCGAAAGGTTGTAGCCGGATGCGGTCTTGTACACTTTTATCTTATAGGTTATGTCGTTGACGGTCCGTATCACGTTCCTGCCTTCCTTTATCTTCTCGTAATAGAGCGCGCCATTATTTACCCCGTCGCCGAGAATGCCCGAGAAGTATATGGAAAGCATTGCCTGCCTGGTGCCTTCCTCAACGTCTTCCACGTAGACTGCCATGTTCCCGTCTCCGCTGAGCATGTAATCCCCCACCGAGACCGCGGTTCCTTCGTAGGAATCCGGCCTGGACGAGGTTTGCTCCATGGACATCCTTGCCCACGCGGAGTTGTGCGTGTACCCTGCCGCAGTCTGGTAAATTCTTACCGCGTATGTTGCGTTGCCCACCGTGTGCTTAACGTACTTGCCTTGCTTTATGTTGTCGCGGTAAAGGAGCTCGTCGTCGGAATTGTACACGGACACGATGGCGTTCATGGTGCCTTGCTCTATGTCGTCTAGTATCGCGTAGGCCTGAACCGGGGCGTCAATTCCTGAAGAAGCGAGCACGCCATAGTCCTCGTAAATCACGCCGCCCATCTGTATCACGTATCCGGAAGTGGGGGTCGGGGTGGAATCCGGGGCGTCTTCAACTGCCAGCTGGGCCCACATCGCGTTCTCGGCGAAGCCTGGCGCGGTCTGGTTCACGCTCACTTTTATGAAAAGGTCGCGGCCAATCTGCACGATCACGTGCTTCTTCTCGCTAACCTTGTGCTTGGCGAGCACTTCCCCTCCGGAGTCCAGCACGGTTATTATCGCACTGTGGCTCCCGGATTCTATGTCGTCAAGAACCACGTAGGCTGCGTCTTCATCGTAGCTGAGGTTTCCGCCGATTGAAACCACTGTGTAATCGGTCCCGTAGGCCGCAGGCAAAAGCAGGCCTGCAAAAAGCAAAACGAACAATATGTTTTTCATGCATCCACCTCTTTTTTCATCCTTTTTGAATATGGCCATTATGCGGGGTTCCCCGCAGATTTATGTCTCTCCCCCTATGAGGCCTCCGACTGTGGCTTCAACCACGTTCGAGTTTTCGGATTGCTGGCCGTAGGAGTCGCGCACGCGCACGTAGTATGAGTAAGTCTCTCCGCTTGAGACGGAGGTGTCGGAGTAGTGCGTCGAAGGCGTGGCGCCTATGTAGGAAAACAGGCCCATGCCTGAAGTGCTCCTGTAGATTTCATAGTCCGAAACCTGGGCCGCGTAGGGCCTGGACCAGGAAAGGTAGACGGATTCGGCGCGCACCTGGGCGCCGAGGTCTGTTACTGACGGCGGAGGCGAAGGGGGGCCCACGCTTATGGAGAAGGTGTTGGAGTGGCCGGATTGCTGGCCGGCAGAGCTCACCGCTATCGCATAGTAGCTGTAGGTTTCCCCTGAGCTTACCCTGGAATCAGTGTAGCTGGTGGAGCTGGCAGAGCCTATCTTGGAGAACAGGCCCGTGCTCTGGGAACTCCTGTATAAATCATACCTGGAAATCGAACTGCTTCTGGACTTGGTCCAACTCAAATAGACTGAGCTTCCGTCCGTCCAGCCGTCCAGGCTTGCCGGCGGAGAGGGCGGGTCCTGGTCCAGGTAGATGGAGCTGTAGGCCGTGCTCTCGCCGTAGTCGTTCCTGCATTTGTAGTAAACGGTCTTGGGGCCGTTGCCGCTCGAGAGGGTGAAATCCCTGCTCGTGGCGTAATCTTCCCACGCGCCCCAGTCATAGTTGGATTCCCTGAGCGCGCACTCGTAAGCGTTCCGCGCGCGGAGGTCGAGGCGGACGTTCCGCGAGGAGGTGTAGCTGTCCCCGCTGTTTATGGTTATGCTGACTTCCGTCGGAGAAACAGGAGGGGAGTAGGAGTAGGTTATCTGGGCGCTCACTACGCCGATGTCGTTGCCCAGGGAATTCTGGCAGGTGTAGTAAACACTCTTGAGCCCTGTGCCGGCTGAAAGTGTCCAGGCTTTCGAGGTCTTGTACGGCTCCCAGTCGGTCCATGAGTTGGCGTTGTCGTTTGAGAAGCGGCAGCGCGACGCGGAATAGGCGTAAAGGCCGAGCAGGACGCTCTGCGAGTTCGTCCATCTCGCGCCGTTGTTCATTGATATGTGGAGGTACGGCGGGGGGCTTGTGTCCAGGGTTATCGAGTCTGAAGCGGTGTCCGAAACTGCTCCGGCTGCGTTCCTGCACTGCGCGTAAACGGTCTTGAGGCCGTCGCCGGCGGTGAGGGACCATTGTGCCGTGCCCGAATATGCGGACCACTGGCCCCACGAAACCGCGTCGTTGGAGAACCTGCATTCCGAAGCGCCCTGCGCGTTCACGGCCATTTTTATGGAGATGGTGCTGGTGTAGCCGGAGCCGTCTCCGAGGCTTACCGAAACTGCGGGCTTGTCCGTGGTCGTGAACGCGGCTGATGCGGCCCCTGCGAGGCCGTTGTCCGTGCATTCCACGGCCATGGTGTGGCTGCCGGTAGTGGTGGACAGCGTGGTGTTCCGCACCGCTCCCACGTCAACATGGCCGAGCTGGCTCTTGGTCCCGTCAAGGGTCATGGTGCATATTGCGGCTCCGCTCTGGGAGCTGGAAAGCGTGAAAACGACTTCGAATGTGTTGGAATACTGCCCTGCGTTGGCCGGGCTGGCCAGGGTGATTTTGGGCGGGACCGTGCTGAGCATTATGTGGAGGGATACCGATGGCGCGGCGTTCCCGATGGAGTCCCTGCACTGGTAATAGACGCTCTTTTCCCCGTCTCCTGAGGAAAGCGTCCAGGTCTTCTGGGTCGCGTACGGCTCCCAGTCGCCCCAGGTGAGCGCGTCGTTGGAGAACCTGCATGTTGAGGCTTTTTCCGCGTAAAGCGCGAGAACCACCGAAGCCGAGGAGGTGAAGCTCTTGCCGTCAGCGAGCGAGATTCTCAGGTTGGCCGGAGGCGAAACGTCCGCGGTGGCGCTCGCCTTGCCCAGGGACTGCTCGCTCCCGCTCGCGTCGGTCCATTTAATAGTGTAATAGTACGTGGTGGCGTCGAGCACGCTGGTGTCTATGTAATCGGAGCGCCCGGAAATGAGCTGGGAATTTATCCTCGCCCCCTCAGTGGAGGCGTCCGTGCTGCGGTAAATGTTGTACCCTGCGGCTGTTTTCAGCGGGTCCCATGCAACCTGGATTCCGCCAGCTATGGGCGTGGCTTTCACGGACTGGGCGCCGAAGCAGCCGAGAAGCAGAAAGGATAGAATTAGCACTCCGAAGACGTATCTCATATCCATGTACCCACCGCTCTTACTACAGGGATTAGGTTTAAAAACACTACCTCGTCACGGAAGCTGAGTTCACCTGGTCCAAGTAGTGCGGGTTCTTTTCGAAATAGTCGCGCGAGGGCTTGAGCGTTTTTACCAGCTCGCTTGCTACGGCGCTTTTGAGGTCCATCGGATGGAGCTTGCCTTCCGAGTAGGCGGTTTTGAGCTCCGCGGGAGTCGCGAACTCGGCGTCGCCGCCGAATTTCGCGGGGCGCTCTATCTTGAGGGATTTGCCGCGCATGCACAGATACTCGGCGTATTCTATGAGCGGGTTCCCTTCCACGGTCTTTTCAGGGCAGAACGCCTTGGATATTTTGGACTTGATTTCTGCTTCGGAATCATGTATGAAGATGGCCGAATTCGGGTTGCTCTTGCTCATTTTCGCGTCTATCATCAGGTCGTCGCTGATTTTTTCTTCTAAGCCGATTTTTTTGCCGACATCCATTTTCGAAGTGCCTTGCAGTCCGGGGAGCAGATGGCCGTGCACGGCCGCGAATTTCTTTTTCCCTAGCTTCGGGAAGATTTCGCGCGCGAGCATGTGCACCTTCCTCTGGTCCATTCCTGCGTGCGCGAACTGCACTCCGAGCTTCGCTATGTCCGCAGTCTGCATCGCAGGGTAGAATATGGAGGACGCGTTGGCGGCCTCGCTTTCCTTCCTGCCCATTATGGTGATTGTGCGGAGTATGCGGTTTATGCTCGCGTTCCTGCCCACGTCCAGGACGGTTTTCCAATAATCATCATCGTAGAGCTTGCTAGCGAGCACGTAATCCACTTTTCCCTCCTCGAGGCCGAGCGAGATGAACGCGTGCTTGAAGTATCCTAGCGCGACTTCCTGGATTTTCTCCAGGTCGCCCCCGAGCTTGCCGTTTATCCACGCGTGGTAATCTGCAAGGAATATGGTGGGCTTTACGCCCGCGTCCATGAAATCCCGGATCTTGAGCGCGGTCAT
Coding sequences:
- a CDS encoding tyrosine--tRNA ligase; translated protein: MDLEKRVDLVCRPPTEEVVTREDVLEIFQNYSQPKHYIGFEISGKVHIGSGLMTALKIRDFMDAGVKPTIFLADYHAWINGKLGGDLEKIQEVALGYFKHAFISLGLEEGKVDYVLASKLYDDDYWKTVLDVGRNASINRILRTITIMGRKESEAANASSIFYPAMQTADIAKLGVQFAHAGMDQRKVHMLAREIFPKLGKKKFAAVHGHLLPGLQGTSKMDVGKKIGLEEKISDDLMIDAKMSKSNPNSAIFIHDSEAEIKSKISKAFCPEKTVEGNPLIEYAEYLCMRGKSLKIERPAKFGGDAEFATPAELKTAYSEGKLHPMDLKSAVASELVKTLKPSRDYFEKNPHYLDQVNSASVTR